In one window of Streptomyces roseofulvus DNA:
- a CDS encoding LysR family transcriptional regulator, whose translation MDVDTRTLRYFVAVAEEGSLTGAAARLFVSQPALTKRIRGLEEDLGVRLFARSRSGMALTEAGRALALRAPALLDAWDQAARATGRAARVLRLGFLDAGAVGAVPEAIAAFRRSRPEWRVELRQCDWSDPSGGLARQEVDAAVVRLPFPGQKRWAVRELFTEERGVLLPAAHPLAARRTVLFKELVDEPFVAADAETGAWRDHWLAVEERDGHPVRIGAVTSRPDEWLGAVAGGCVALAPASAARFYAHPGVVFRPVRGIPPSRVGLVRPRDQARTPALDELLTAVERGTSRGTSRRTRCS comes from the coding sequence ATGGATGTGGACACGCGCACGCTCCGGTACTTCGTCGCCGTGGCGGAGGAAGGAAGCCTGACCGGGGCGGCGGCGAGGCTGTTCGTCTCACAGCCTGCGCTGACCAAGCGGATCCGGGGTCTGGAGGAGGATCTCGGCGTACGGCTCTTCGCGCGTTCGCGGTCGGGGATGGCGCTGACCGAGGCCGGGCGCGCGCTCGCCTTGCGGGCGCCCGCCCTGCTGGACGCCTGGGACCAGGCGGCGCGGGCCACCGGCCGGGCGGCGCGGGTGTTGCGCCTGGGCTTCCTGGACGCGGGCGCGGTGGGTGCCGTCCCCGAGGCCATCGCCGCATTCCGCCGATCCCGGCCGGAGTGGCGGGTGGAACTGCGCCAGTGCGACTGGTCCGACCCGAGTGGCGGCCTGGCCCGGCAGGAGGTGGACGCGGCCGTGGTGCGCCTGCCGTTCCCGGGCCAGAAGAGATGGGCCGTGCGCGAGCTGTTCACCGAGGAACGCGGGGTGCTGCTGCCGGCCGCGCATCCGCTGGCGGCCCGTCGGACGGTGCTGTTCAAGGAGTTGGTGGACGAGCCGTTCGTCGCCGCCGACGCGGAGACCGGAGCCTGGAGGGATCACTGGCTGGCCGTCGAGGAGCGAGACGGACACCCCGTCAGGATCGGAGCCGTCACCAGCCGTCCCGACGAGTGGCTCGGAGCGGTGGCGGGCGGCTGCGTGGCACTGGCCCCGGCGTCAGCGGCGCGCTTCTACGCCCACCCGGGCGTCGTGTTCCGACCGGTCCGGGGGATCCCACCCAGCCGGGTGGGACTGGTCCGCCCCCGCGACCAGGCACGCACGCCGGCCCTGGACGAGCTGCTGACGGCCGTCGAACGGGGCACGAGCCGGGGCACGAGCCGGAGAACCAGATGCAGTTGA
- a CDS encoding DoxX family protein translates to MTATALPLLVVTLFTAAINVGIASADLVAARFVLANSAAVGVPRSWLPRLAALKLAGAAGLLLGLHDAALRPLGAAAACGLTLLYLGALGFHVHARVLHNLAFPAFFFATAAATLALTALS, encoded by the coding sequence ATGACTGCCACCGCGCTCCCGCTGCTCGTCGTCACCCTGTTCACCGCCGCCATCAACGTCGGCATCGCCTCCGCCGATCTCGTCGCGGCCCGCTTCGTGCTGGCCAACTCGGCGGCGGTGGGTGTCCCCCGCTCCTGGCTTCCCCGGCTGGCCGCCCTGAAGCTGGCCGGCGCGGCGGGCCTCCTCCTCGGCCTCCACGACGCCGCGCTGCGCCCGCTCGGCGCCGCCGCGGCCTGCGGCCTCACGCTGCTCTATCTGGGCGCCCTCGGCTTCCACGTGCACGCCCGCGTGCTCCACAACCTCGCCTTCCCCGCCTTCTTCTTCGCCACCGCAGCCGCCACGCTGGCCTTGACCGCGCTCTCCTGA
- a CDS encoding hyaluronoglucosaminidase, with translation MTSTRRLFLGAFTAGAVTVAAGAGTASAAGQTEQAEGADQSGQAGQADGDVTYPGEVYARNFRTDGGTTSSFRTVSTGTTTKLHALTVHQAGTAGNGVALNVVSDNPEDSAMYLSGTERSRGTLKILHRGHADASDAGAAAISVYLDTDGVTDASGGTAAQGIFVTHSTGPTKGNLITLRNNGVDDFVVKGSGAVGIGVPIGATPRGRVEIAQRSSLIGLLMQANEDANSRLIEIRDRTGTARLRVLNSGALAAHNAMFGVTSGESYGGGDGVIGIRNATTVPTTDPANGGVLYAEGGALKWRGPSGTVTEIGSA, from the coding sequence GTGACGAGTACGCGCAGGCTGTTCCTGGGGGCGTTCACCGCGGGGGCCGTGACGGTCGCCGCCGGAGCGGGGACCGCTTCGGCGGCCGGGCAGACCGAGCAGGCCGAGGGGGCCGATCAGTCCGGCCAAGCCGGGCAGGCCGACGGGGACGTGACGTACCCGGGTGAGGTGTACGCCCGTAACTTCCGCACCGACGGCGGTACCACGTCGTCGTTCAGGACCGTGTCGACGGGAACCACGACGAAGCTCCACGCCCTGACCGTCCACCAAGCGGGCACGGCAGGCAACGGTGTCGCGCTGAACGTCGTCTCCGACAACCCCGAGGACTCGGCGATGTACCTCTCCGGGACGGAGAGGAGCCGGGGCACGCTCAAGATCCTGCACCGGGGCCACGCGGACGCCTCGGACGCGGGGGCCGCCGCGATCTCGGTCTACCTGGACACGGACGGCGTCACCGACGCTTCGGGCGGCACCGCCGCCCAGGGCATCTTCGTCACCCACTCCACCGGCCCCACCAAGGGCAACCTCATCACGCTGCGGAACAACGGCGTGGACGACTTCGTGGTGAAGGGCTCCGGCGCGGTGGGCATCGGCGTCCCGATCGGGGCGACGCCGCGCGGCCGGGTGGAGATCGCCCAGCGGAGCTCGCTGATCGGTCTGCTGATGCAGGCCAACGAGGACGCCAACAGCCGCCTCATCGAGATCCGGGACCGCACGGGCACCGCCAGGCTGCGGGTCCTCAACAGCGGTGCGCTCGCCGCCCACAACGCCATGTTCGGCGTCACGAGCGGAGAGTCGTACGGTGGCGGTGACGGCGTCATCGGCATCCGCAACGCCACGACCGTCCCGACCACCGACCCGGCCAACGGCGGTGTCCTCTACGCCGAGGGCGGCGCCCTGAAGTGGCGCGGCCCGTCGGGCACCGTGACCGAGATCGGATCGGCCTGA